Proteins encoded by one window of Fibrobacter sp. UWR2:
- the rpsF gene encoding 30S ribosomal protein S6 translates to MRQYETMVIIDAMISDDAINAEVENIGKSITDGNGEILRRDDWGKRKLAYTINKRQHGYYVIFYYKAEAAVVAAMEAALKLNENVLRWMTLADYPMSEIVYNKDMAQSTEEIIPVDAEEGEAE, encoded by the coding sequence ATGAGACAATACGAAACGATGGTGATCATCGACGCTATGATCTCTGACGACGCTATCAATGCCGAAGTCGAGAACATTGGCAAGAGCATCACCGACGGCAACGGCGAAATTCTCCGCCGTGACGACTGGGGCAAGCGCAAGCTCGCTTACACCATCAACAAGCGCCAGCATGGTTACTACGTGATCTTCTACTACAAGGCAGAAGCCGCCGTGGTCGCCGCTATGGAAGCCGCTCTCAAGCTTAACGAAAACGTCCTCCGCTGGATGACTCTCGCTGATTATCCGATGAGCGAAATCGTCTACAATAAGGACATGGCTCAGTCTACCGAGGAAATCATCCCGGTCGACGCAGAAGAAGGGGAGGCTGAATAA
- the rpsR gene encoding 30S ribosomal protein S18, translating into MAFEDKKQATRVRRKKTCWFTENNVKFIDYKDEKTLRRFISERGKIIPRRISGTSAKYQRMLNEAIKRARQMAILPFVSDSLR; encoded by the coding sequence ATGGCTTTTGAAGATAAGAAACAGGCTACCCGTGTTCGCCGCAAGAAGACTTGCTGGTTCACGGAAAACAACGTCAAGTTCATTGACTACAAGGACGAGAAGACTCTCCGTCGCTTCATCTCTGAACGTGGCAAGATCATCCCGCGCCGCATCTCCGGCACCTCTGCCAAGTACCAGCGTATGCTGAACGAGGCTATCAAGCGTGCTCGCCAGATGGCCATTCTCCCGTTCGTTTCGGACAGTCTGCGCTAA
- the rplI gene encoding 50S ribosomal protein L9, whose amino-acid sequence MEIILKANVPHLGKMLDVVKVKDGYARNYLFPRKLAVRATKEAKEQIETNRAALEAQFQKELAAAGDVAAKLSQISVNLERRVVEGDRLYGSVTAGDIADAITKAGVKVSRAQVDLAEPIKQVGVFTVTIKVFSDVEAQVKVWVVAEK is encoded by the coding sequence ATGGAAATTATTCTTAAGGCCAACGTTCCCCACTTGGGCAAGATGCTCGATGTCGTGAAGGTTAAGGACGGCTACGCCCGTAACTACCTCTTCCCGCGCAAGCTCGCTGTCCGTGCTACCAAGGAAGCCAAGGAACAGATTGAAACCAACCGCGCCGCTCTCGAAGCCCAGTTCCAGAAGGAACTCGCTGCCGCTGGCGATGTGGCTGCCAAGCTGTCCCAGATTTCTGTGAACCTCGAACGCCGCGTCGTCGAAGGCGACCGTCTGTACGGTTCCGTGACTGCCGGCGACATCGCCGATGCCATCACCAAGGCCGGTGTCAAGGTTTCCCGTGCTCAGGTCGACCTCGCCGAACCTATCAAGCAGGTTGGCGTGTTCACTGTCACCATCAAGGTGTTCAGCGACGTTGAAGCACAGGTCAAGGTTTGGGTGGTCGCCGAGAAGTAA
- a CDS encoding OmpH family outer membrane protein — protein sequence MNKATSIIATLAIILSICAIAMVGYYKASNVQYGFVNTEKLLNSFVESQKALDEIKAEDEKWNKERTIIEDSLRAFETRMAETYATLSVNEKKKVKSEQVSRIEELGRFNQARSSAIQKLQVEKLQNVYQKINAAMADFASERGIDIVFASSNGSIVYGDGTNADLTEDFLRFLNARFK from the coding sequence ATGAATAAGGCAACATCTATCATCGCTACACTTGCGATTATCCTTTCCATCTGCGCCATCGCCATGGTGGGGTACTACAAGGCAAGCAACGTGCAATACGGCTTCGTCAACACCGAAAAGCTCCTGAATTCCTTCGTGGAATCACAGAAGGCACTTGACGAAATCAAGGCAGAAGACGAAAAATGGAACAAGGAACGCACCATTATCGAGGATTCCCTTAGGGCGTTCGAGACGCGCATGGCCGAAACCTACGCGACGCTCTCCGTAAACGAAAAGAAGAAGGTAAAAAGCGAACAGGTGAGCCGCATCGAGGAACTCGGACGATTCAACCAGGCACGTTCCTCCGCCATCCAGAAACTGCAGGTGGAAAAGCTTCAGAACGTGTACCAGAAGATAAACGCGGCGATGGCCGATTTCGCCTCGGAGCGCGGAATAGACATCGTATTCGCATCGAGCAACGGAAGCATTGTCTATGGCGACGGCACGAACGCCGACCTTACCGAAGACTTCCTCCGCTTCTTAAACGCACGCTTCAAGTAA
- a CDS encoding RHS repeat protein has product MKKIAAITLFGLAGASFALQGGPTQPDYIQFEPSEMKDMVSLTSGNFAYSIPLGEVPGAYGSYPLSLSYHAGISPQQEASWVGLGWTLSPGSIVRDVRGVPDDQFHGGTLGYVYQYSAMYTWSIDLSYSNGPFSVGMNASSTGGVGASFTLGYKVAEAAEVGFTVSTNRGIGISGKVGFGDGASLNASAMFYPGTGDWTFSAGVGAMGENGIGASAGVQYTTGQGAAAYAGMAVKSKNMENAMNVIGASVRKNGASASLGPVTASVASSTAKGSSKTSSTGFAIVVPTNVGVFSLGFSQSLHEYHMRAATSDYVYGYMYQGGPAIVADGDNSVDHIPGARTGSGQSTGRIPWKWTFKGRTLETLGNEKMQPAYDMYTIESEGVSGTFRAFPREEHQMLSLISNREKEDPKTVEYYNPILELDSKHWPETEDFDYVDKNDLKNLARKASLYPSYKANNSVNSVFADYKTTFRNEGNRMVYRKNKDSDEPLTSGLNFLFLGEGGYYASEKTGAAKGRPAGSVSEELLKRTIGETEYALYGSRKVEPIFDDESPVSKIKGFVITNSNGTKYFFTQPVKSYLKVDYTINQEKGTPAFIDYKMSKYKGFWDNFWDGLTTLLWPPKMFAGIRKAMQGHLDEACKADESDETQLYSYQINMNPHATQWLLTEIQGPDYIQLDKEKNEISKTLGYNVRFSYTNPILYQWRSPYAQPHAMSTDLPNFRVQRNGLTPLGCDTKMYQASFGVKEYVYLKSIETASHKVDFILNDTEKEERVDGKGWYFDKTDKDGNKYLPILTTASLALKVNSVKPELIETLRIDGEPLTPTTNWHEATFIYDALYVNVEVPALLASALEDNPTLRLESDYDKKMMIHVGDNNSIILDKRDFVFEVDKTAENMIEKTTGEEAKYGLYKIKLKAGSGESFYWQTSTNGKNLFDKASNGEVKIVLAENGNGYAIADADAQISSDDDAYKITKCGLNHDMHTSTSGAGHHQSVNHYWTWSTCTPSSDPDKSSLLPPILDWADVVFAGDQNGSMNQGRYLKKISYFNKKESKAYREFIFDYDYSLHPRTLNSYCKARYPKNLEDIQSSPLNADMDVCSKNTTSSNLYGKLTLKAISEKGCQNGRCTSLPPFKFDYNVAAQTSTRYSAKDAWAELSEQNTPKVIATPTSSSSNGETSSESSSSLQLKEKFYTEDYYGNITDVDASIIASEYTIDEWGFWNNHGNEDNRKVNQSFADYGAAAWSLNKITDPAGGVLEVKYERDSYKNGEDHSNEKLYASMFRIDQCSRIKDDFDFSKDIDPQYNNHACALFLPMYWKDQCLGPRTAYWSYIKPKGYAGGDFDYMDEIGIVKDKKINSDTTVYFNARSELKTEVDCGVFGLADCDRFRDVGILGSTNFLAMYEGQSTIGSADLPYELKKGYFTNGVFHATDNEKWLTRVLVLGKDNDMILAGLQRAADKINNKQYWDVSDVSGKMWPKQEYASIKGGDLRVKSLVRHDIDRTTKTEYEYEPGEMAQLPDSAYTTVLGNRFNASIMSFALPDLNMKSKSRIVGFEDDDLLYVPGATIMYPKVTVKNSDNDEKVTNGKIEYEYITPETGVPAEYIDSDTKNALRPFIRVNANMLVLNKGLASYIFDLFLGNKPSLDAQEVMNKVAPYVLRFEFLNKNKQRIGDRMKILLQQDKFTSFSFYDENVRNVAYIKVTYKKADGNYTDVGTLDVGNLTNFNEVTLTVAHLDDGWNVYKNWQRSQKFGYYPILYKKVVYKDMTLDDVVRNATVRVEDSITYHDFTAFLGMNTKTTFYRGNDDKAILLRVDSNAYATKVPDILTNIAEGKDIESKIGVQLERWKSIRELQCNGNNDCKSGQWSLAARKQKTENGVSFYEDTISFAYKRYPAFLIKSMTSTGFDNQEKQFDANSSSSGVISSSSCDNRCQENNKRRMTTWTENHRYDPVTSNPTATVAKIPSFNGKEIRKLSVKIPHHAVQIPSSSSASEMAAYMFKKNMLSQNFADFVYSDSTPIDKNAAWNNLEKVKYLKGFSMKPMKKYNGNLTYTDNSQVESDKYPYIEWGTFTTKDTPKNIGSLKNKLDSQHEPYRFVAEYQNIESSSSMNWPDKNQFSGNHILAVDQYYRPTEVEDIQGRVISSHYTEDGLHQTGLFFPANRNQTASIVPVGNEIVSVNVVNTVTENLKVETKKGEMVAQSTITLKASSFNCSGELVVEYRVKKSGKKWQTKREKLSDMTLTLNKGEVLNYLRVYPDNAEAKTYLYDVYGNILQIVDTDNLSTYYEYNPLGQLIQTRNDDGVSFKSHHREFMNDNRNEIPWTHNNSSSSSN; this is encoded by the coding sequence ATGAAAAAAATAGCCGCCATAACGTTATTTGGCCTTGCGGGAGCATCATTCGCCTTGCAGGGCGGGCCCACTCAGCCTGATTACATACAATTCGAACCTTCCGAGATGAAGGACATGGTTAGCCTGACTTCGGGTAACTTTGCCTACTCGATTCCGCTTGGTGAAGTACCCGGCGCCTACGGAAGCTACCCTTTATCTCTTTCGTACCATGCAGGTATTTCTCCGCAACAAGAAGCATCCTGGGTCGGCCTCGGATGGACTCTTAGTCCGGGTAGCATCGTACGTGACGTTCGTGGCGTTCCGGATGACCAGTTCCATGGCGGTACACTTGGGTACGTTTATCAGTACTCTGCCATGTATACATGGAGTATCGATCTCTCTTATTCCAACGGCCCCTTTAGCGTCGGTATGAACGCCTCTAGCACTGGTGGCGTAGGCGCTTCTTTCACCCTCGGTTACAAAGTTGCCGAAGCAGCCGAAGTCGGCTTTACGGTAAGCACAAACCGTGGTATTGGTATTAGCGGAAAGGTCGGTTTTGGCGATGGCGCATCACTGAATGCCAGTGCAATGTTCTATCCGGGAACAGGAGACTGGACTTTTAGCGCCGGTGTTGGAGCAATGGGCGAGAACGGCATTGGAGCATCTGCCGGTGTCCAGTATACAACGGGCCAGGGCGCAGCGGCTTACGCGGGCATGGCCGTAAAATCGAAGAACATGGAAAACGCAATGAATGTCATTGGCGCTTCCGTTCGTAAAAATGGCGCCTCCGCATCGCTTGGCCCTGTAACGGCTTCCGTGGCAAGTTCTACAGCAAAGGGCAGCTCAAAAACATCATCTACAGGTTTTGCAATCGTAGTGCCGACAAACGTAGGCGTGTTCTCGCTTGGTTTCAGCCAGTCGTTACACGAATACCACATGAGGGCAGCAACATCTGACTACGTATATGGTTACATGTACCAAGGTGGTCCAGCAATTGTCGCTGATGGGGATAATTCTGTTGACCATATTCCGGGGGCACGTACAGGTTCTGGTCAGAGTACCGGTCGCATTCCTTGGAAATGGACATTTAAGGGACGCACGCTAGAGACGCTGGGCAATGAAAAAATGCAGCCCGCGTATGACATGTATACAATTGAATCGGAAGGTGTTTCCGGAACGTTCAGGGCTTTCCCGAGAGAAGAGCACCAGATGCTTAGCCTAATAAGCAATCGTGAAAAGGAAGACCCCAAAACGGTCGAATACTACAATCCGATCCTGGAATTGGATAGCAAGCATTGGCCGGAGACAGAAGATTTTGATTATGTAGACAAGAATGACTTGAAAAACTTGGCAAGAAAGGCTTCTCTGTATCCGTCTTACAAGGCTAATAATAGCGTCAACTCCGTTTTTGCAGACTATAAGACAACATTTAGGAACGAAGGAAACCGCATGGTTTATCGCAAGAATAAGGATTCCGATGAACCTTTGACTTCTGGTCTGAACTTCCTGTTCCTTGGCGAAGGTGGTTATTATGCAAGTGAAAAGACGGGAGCAGCAAAGGGCCGCCCGGCCGGTAGCGTTTCGGAAGAACTTTTGAAAAGGACTATTGGCGAAACAGAGTATGCCTTGTATGGTTCCAGAAAGGTTGAACCGATTTTTGACGACGAGTCTCCTGTTAGTAAGATTAAGGGATTTGTAATCACAAATTCTAACGGTACAAAATACTTCTTTACGCAGCCGGTTAAGTCATACTTAAAGGTAGACTATACAATCAACCAAGAAAAAGGAACGCCAGCATTTATTGACTATAAGATGTCAAAGTACAAAGGCTTTTGGGATAATTTCTGGGATGGCCTCACGACTCTTCTTTGGCCGCCCAAGATGTTTGCAGGCATTCGTAAAGCGATGCAAGGGCATTTGGATGAAGCATGTAAGGCAGATGAATCCGATGAAACACAGTTGTATTCTTATCAGATCAACATGAACCCACATGCTACGCAGTGGTTGTTGACCGAAATTCAGGGGCCAGATTATATCCAACTGGATAAAGAAAAGAATGAAATATCAAAGACGCTTGGTTACAATGTAAGATTCAGCTATACGAACCCGATTCTTTACCAGTGGCGTTCGCCTTATGCCCAGCCGCACGCAATGTCAACAGACTTGCCCAACTTTAGAGTTCAAAGGAATGGCTTGACACCCCTTGGCTGCGACACAAAAATGTACCAGGCTTCGTTCGGTGTTAAGGAATATGTGTACTTGAAGAGTATTGAAACAGCTTCTCATAAGGTTGATTTTATTCTTAATGACACAGAGAAAGAAGAACGTGTAGACGGAAAGGGGTGGTATTTCGATAAAACGGACAAGGATGGTAACAAATATCTTCCAATTCTTACCACGGCTTCGCTTGCGTTAAAGGTAAATTCAGTAAAACCGGAACTTATAGAAACGTTAAGAATTGATGGCGAACCATTGACACCAACGACCAATTGGCATGAAGCAACATTTATCTATGACGCGCTGTACGTAAATGTCGAAGTACCCGCTTTATTAGCAAGTGCGTTGGAGGATAATCCAACCTTAAGATTGGAATCAGATTATGATAAAAAAATGATGATCCATGTAGGGGACAACAACTCCATAATTTTGGATAAACGTGATTTTGTATTCGAAGTCGATAAAACGGCTGAGAATATGATAGAAAAAACAACTGGGGAAGAAGCCAAGTATGGACTTTATAAGATTAAATTGAAAGCCGGATCTGGAGAAAGCTTCTATTGGCAGACAAGTACAAACGGCAAGAATTTGTTTGATAAGGCTTCTAACGGAGAGGTAAAAATTGTCTTAGCAGAAAATGGAAATGGCTATGCCATTGCTGATGCAGACGCGCAAATTTCTTCTGATGATGATGCATATAAGATTACCAAGTGCGGTCTTAATCATGATATGCATACTTCTACTAGTGGTGCTGGCCATCATCAGTCTGTAAATCATTATTGGACATGGAGTACATGCACTCCCAGTTCAGATCCTGATAAATCCAGCCTGTTGCCTCCTATTCTTGATTGGGCGGATGTAGTTTTTGCAGGTGATCAAAATGGTTCGATGAACCAGGGACGGTATTTGAAAAAGATTTCCTACTTTAACAAGAAAGAATCTAAAGCATATCGTGAATTTATCTTTGACTATGATTACTCGTTACATCCGAGAACATTGAATTCGTATTGTAAGGCTAGGTATCCGAAGAATCTTGAGGATATCCAGAGTTCGCCGCTTAATGCAGATATGGATGTGTGCTCCAAGAACACGACGAGTTCGAATCTTTACGGAAAATTGACCCTGAAAGCCATCTCTGAAAAGGGATGCCAGAATGGTCGTTGTACGAGTTTGCCTCCGTTTAAGTTTGATTATAACGTAGCGGCGCAGACATCGACAAGGTATAGCGCTAAGGACGCCTGGGCTGAACTGTCTGAACAAAATACGCCAAAGGTAATCGCGACGCCGACTTCATCTTCTTCTAACGGAGAAACATCTTCTGAAAGTTCTTCTTCACTTCAGTTGAAAGAAAAATTCTATACAGAAGACTACTATGGAAATATTACAGATGTTGATGCTTCTATTATAGCTTCGGAATATACAATTGATGAATGGGGCTTCTGGAATAATCATGGAAATGAAGACAATCGAAAAGTCAATCAGTCCTTCGCTGACTACGGCGCTGCCGCTTGGAGCTTGAATAAGATTACTGACCCTGCGGGTGGAGTATTGGAAGTAAAATATGAGAGAGACAGTTATAAGAATGGTGAAGATCATTCTAATGAGAAACTGTACGCTTCGATGTTTAGAATAGACCAGTGTTCTCGAATTAAGGATGATTTTGATTTTTCAAAGGATATTGATCCGCAATATAATAATCATGCTTGCGCCTTATTCTTGCCGATGTATTGGAAGGATCAGTGTCTCGGGCCTCGTACCGCTTATTGGAGTTATATAAAGCCCAAGGGTTATGCAGGCGGCGATTTTGACTATATGGATGAGATAGGTATAGTGAAGGACAAAAAAATTAATAGTGACACAACAGTATATTTCAATGCTAGGTCAGAACTCAAAACAGAAGTTGACTGCGGTGTCTTTGGTCTTGCTGATTGTGACCGATTTAGGGATGTGGGTATTTTAGGTAGTACGAATTTCTTGGCCATGTACGAAGGTCAATCGACGATAGGTTCCGCCGATCTTCCGTATGAACTGAAGAAAGGTTACTTCACAAATGGAGTATTCCACGCTACGGATAATGAAAAGTGGCTTACCCGTGTTCTAGTTCTGGGAAAAGACAATGACATGATTCTTGCAGGTCTCCAGCGTGCCGCCGATAAGATAAACAACAAACAATATTGGGATGTTTCGGATGTTTCGGGAAAAATGTGGCCCAAGCAGGAGTACGCATCCATTAAGGGTGGTGATCTGCGCGTTAAAAGCTTAGTCAGACATGATATAGATCGAACGACCAAAACCGAATACGAATATGAACCAGGCGAAATGGCCCAGCTTCCCGATTCAGCCTATACAACGGTTCTCGGAAACCGCTTCAACGCAAGTATCATGTCTTTTGCCTTGCCCGATTTGAACATGAAATCGAAATCCAGAATTGTCGGTTTTGAGGACGATGACCTACTTTATGTTCCGGGTGCAACAATTATGTACCCCAAGGTGACTGTCAAGAATTCAGATAATGATGAAAAGGTGACAAACGGAAAAATTGAATACGAATACATTACTCCAGAGACTGGCGTACCTGCGGAATATATTGATTCTGATACGAAAAACGCACTGCGTCCGTTTATCCGTGTGAATGCCAACATGCTTGTACTGAACAAAGGCCTTGCGTCATATATTTTTGACCTGTTCTTGGGAAATAAACCTTCGCTGGATGCTCAGGAGGTAATGAATAAGGTTGCACCTTATGTATTAAGGTTTGAATTCCTTAACAAGAACAAGCAACGAATTGGCGATCGAATGAAGATTCTGCTTCAACAGGATAAATTTACCTCATTTAGCTTCTACGACGAGAACGTCAGAAATGTCGCCTACATTAAGGTTACATACAAGAAAGCCGACGGAAACTACACCGATGTTGGTACATTGGATGTTGGCAACCTGACTAATTTTAATGAAGTAACATTAACTGTTGCGCATCTTGATGATGGCTGGAATGTGTACAAGAATTGGCAGCGTTCCCAGAAGTTCGGCTACTATCCGATATTGTACAAGAAAGTTGTTTATAAGGATATGACATTGGATGATGTGGTTAGGAACGCAACCGTAAGGGTTGAAGACTCTATTACCTATCATGATTTCACAGCATTCCTTGGTATGAATACCAAAACCACGTTCTATCGCGGCAATGACGACAAGGCAATTCTGTTGAGAGTCGATTCTAATGCTTATGCAACAAAAGTTCCTGATATTTTGACGAATATTGCCGAAGGAAAGGACATAGAATCAAAAATCGGCGTACAATTAGAACGTTGGAAAAGCATTCGAGAATTACAGTGTAATGGCAACAACGATTGTAAGAGCGGACAGTGGTCATTGGCTGCTCGGAAACAGAAAACAGAAAACGGTGTTTCTTTCTATGAAGACACGATTTCGTTCGCATACAAACGTTATCCTGCATTCCTGATTAAGTCTATGACGAGTACCGGTTTCGACAACCAGGAAAAACAGTTTGACGCAAATTCATCGTCAAGTGGAGTCATTTCGTCTAGTTCCTGCGATAACCGCTGCCAAGAAAATAACAAGCGCAGAATGACGACATGGACCGAGAACCACAGATATGATCCTGTAACAAGTAATCCGACAGCAACTGTCGCAAAGATTCCTTCTTTTAACGGCAAGGAAATTCGAAAACTGAGCGTAAAGATTCCTCATCACGCCGTTCAAATTCCATCAAGTTCGTCTGCATCGGAAATGGCTGCTTACATGTTCAAAAAGAACATGCTTTCACAAAACTTTGCAGATTTCGTTTACTCGGATTCTACACCGATAGACAAGAATGCCGCCTGGAATAATCTTGAAAAGGTGAAGTATCTTAAGGGTTTCAGCATGAAGCCAATGAAGAAGTACAATGGCAACCTGACCTACACAGATAATTCTCAGGTGGAATCGGATAAATATCCTTATATCGAATGGGGAACATTCACAACAAAGGATACCCCCAAAAATATTGGCAGTCTTAAAAATAAGCTCGATTCTCAACATGAACCCTATAGGTTCGTTGCAGAATACCAAAATATTGAATCTAGTTCCTCGATGAATTGGCCTGACAAGAACCAATTCTCCGGTAATCACATATTAGCCGTTGACCAATACTACAGGCCAACTGAAGTAGAGGATATCCAGGGTCGAGTCATTTCTTCTCATTATACGGAAGATGGATTGCACCAGACTGGATTATTCTTCCCTGCCAATCGAAACCAGACAGCATCAATAGTTCCTGTTGGGAATGAGATCGTCTCGGTCAATGTAGTCAATACTGTGACGGAGAACCTTAAGGTTGAAACAAAGAAGGGTGAAATGGTTGCCCAATCAACCATCACACTTAAAGCCTCTTCGTTTAATTGCTCAGGAGAACTTGTTGTTGAATATCGTGTTAAGAAATCTGGCAAAAAGTGGCAAACCAAGCGAGAAAAACTATCCGATATGACATTAACGCTTAACAAGGGTGAAGTCCTAAATTATCTGCGCGTTTACCCAGATAATGCAGAAGCAAAGACCTATCTGTATGACGTCTATGGCAACATTCTCCAAATTGTTGATACAGACAATTTGTCAACATACTACGAATATAACCCGCTGGGCCAGCTTATTCAGACGCGTAATGATGACGGGGTCAGCTTCAAATCTCATCATAGGGAATTTATGAATGACAATCGGAATGAAATTCCATGGACCCACAACAATTCTTCGTCGAGTAGTAACTAG